A portion of the Pectobacterium brasiliense genome contains these proteins:
- a CDS encoding paraquat-inducible protein A, which translates to MTIYPHLIICPHCDSVHHYRALNPGEAARCTRCQATLYRSGWMNIGHRLALIQTAAILFFIANSYPVLSVSFHALQNTATLWQAALALANGATLPLAIGCFFLLITAPFLQIMLTGWILMFANQGRCAPGFIPVMKILLWLRPWSMLEIAMLGFLIAAIKLSGFMQVMPGTGCWALAALMLLLVVVNSLELRTLWSLVPTDSNRSVVSHER; encoded by the coding sequence ATGACAATCTATCCCCACTTAATTATCTGTCCGCACTGCGACAGCGTGCATCATTACCGGGCGTTAAATCCCGGTGAGGCGGCACGCTGTACGCGCTGTCAGGCCACTCTTTATCGTTCAGGCTGGATGAATATCGGGCATCGGCTGGCGCTGATACAAACGGCGGCCATCCTGTTTTTTATCGCGAATAGCTATCCGGTACTGAGCGTTAGTTTTCATGCGCTACAGAATACGGCCACGCTGTGGCAAGCGGCGCTCGCATTGGCTAACGGGGCGACCTTGCCGCTGGCGATAGGCTGTTTTTTTCTCCTGATTACTGCCCCATTTCTGCAAATCATGCTGACTGGCTGGATACTGATGTTCGCCAACCAAGGCCGCTGTGCGCCCGGTTTTATTCCCGTGATGAAGATACTGCTGTGGCTTCGTCCCTGGAGCATGCTGGAGATTGCGATGCTGGGCTTTCTGATCGCCGCCATCAAGCTCTCCGGCTTTATGCAGGTCATGCCGGGAACGGGTTGCTGGGCGCTGGCCGCACTGATGTTGCTACTCGTCGTCGTCAACAGTCTGGAGCTTCGCACGCTGTGGTCGCTGGTGCCCACGGACAGCAACCGCAGCGTGGTCAGCCATGAAAGATAA
- a CDS encoding DUF3313 domain-containing protein has product MFTLSRIACPTVLALAVVLAGCASNPPVRYSGIASSSQLTQNSGEHADRIPYRYTTPVDWTQYTHIIIDPVSIYQGSDNQFKDMSQQDKQSLATYMQDTFSKTLRSRFNEVTSPAPGTLRLKLTLTGADTTTPVAGTFTKFDLAGGPYNIVQSIRGKEGLLNGSVNYAVEIYDATTNKLLNAYVAKQYPNAMNVSASVGALSAAEVGIDKAAEELADMLK; this is encoded by the coding sequence ATGTTCACATTATCCCGGATTGCATGTCCTACCGTATTGGCGCTGGCTGTCGTACTCGCGGGCTGCGCGAGTAATCCCCCCGTGCGCTACAGCGGCATCGCATCGTCTTCGCAATTGACGCAAAACTCAGGTGAGCACGCGGATCGCATTCCTTACCGCTACACCACGCCCGTCGACTGGACGCAATACACTCACATCATCATTGATCCGGTCAGCATTTATCAGGGCAGCGATAACCAGTTCAAGGACATGTCACAGCAGGACAAGCAGTCGTTGGCCACCTATATGCAGGATACGTTCAGTAAAACCTTGCGTTCTCGTTTCAACGAAGTGACTTCGCCTGCCCCCGGTACATTACGGCTGAAACTGACGCTGACGGGTGCCGACACCACCACGCCGGTTGCCGGTACGTTTACCAAATTCGACCTGGCTGGCGGGCCCTACAACATCGTGCAGTCCATCCGTGGCAAAGAAGGTCTGCTCAACGGATCTGTGAACTATGCCGTTGAAATTTATGATGCGACGACCAACAAACTGCTCAATGCCTATGTCGCGAAGCAGTATCCGAACGCCATGAACGTCAGCGCCAGCGTGGGCGCACTGAGTGCTGCGGAAGTCGGTATCGATAAAGCCGCTGAAGAACTGGCGGACATGCTGAAGTAA
- a CDS encoding chemotaxis protein, whose translation MDNFQKEIDERTNLTSANKFELLLFQLGKSPEGGKSELFGINVFKLREIVPMPTLTKAAGMKSPMLGMVNIRGQIIPVIDLPAVVGSSSETGLNILLITEYARSTQAFAVESVDDIVRLEWSQVLAAEAGVSSSYITSIARLDNDKDSNRLALVLDVEQILFDIIPGDRETKLKNAEEKIYPYTPGAIAIVAEDSKVARSLLEQGLTQMGIPFSMHITGQDAWNKIRQIAQEAQSEGRPISDKISLVLTDLEMPEMDGFTLTRNIKREEYLKNIPVVIHSSLSGSANEDHVRNVGADAYVAKFEINELSSAIQTVLNKVRR comes from the coding sequence ATGGATAATTTTCAAAAAGAAATTGATGAGAGAACAAACCTCACCTCTGCTAATAAATTTGAACTCTTATTATTCCAACTGGGCAAATCACCTGAAGGTGGCAAATCTGAGCTGTTTGGCATCAACGTGTTTAAACTGCGTGAAATAGTGCCGATGCCTACGCTGACCAAAGCGGCTGGCATGAAATCGCCGATGCTGGGCATGGTCAACATTCGTGGACAAATCATTCCCGTTATCGATCTTCCTGCCGTAGTCGGCAGTTCATCAGAAACCGGCCTGAACATCCTCCTTATCACAGAGTATGCACGTAGTACGCAGGCATTTGCCGTAGAATCAGTCGACGATATCGTGCGTCTGGAATGGAGTCAGGTTCTGGCCGCTGAAGCAGGCGTGAGCAGCTCTTATATCACCAGTATTGCGCGTCTTGATAACGATAAAGACAGTAACCGTCTGGCGCTGGTGCTGGATGTTGAACAGATTCTGTTTGATATCATTCCTGGCGATCGCGAAACCAAGCTCAAGAACGCAGAAGAGAAAATTTACCCTTATACGCCAGGTGCGATTGCGATTGTGGCGGAAGATTCCAAAGTCGCTCGTTCGCTGCTTGAGCAGGGGCTAACCCAGATGGGCATTCCGTTTAGTATGCACATCACCGGACAGGATGCCTGGAACAAGATTCGACAAATTGCGCAAGAAGCACAGTCAGAAGGCCGACCTATCTCGGATAAGATCTCACTGGTTCTGACCGATTTGGAAATGCCGGAAATGGACGGCTTTACGCTGACAAGAAATATCAAGCGTGAAGAATATCTGAAGAATATTCCCGTCGTGATTCACTCTTCACTGTCCGGCAGCGCGAACGAAGATCACGTACGCAATGTTGGTGCGGATGCTTACGTCGCGAAATTCGAGATCAACGAACTGTCGTCTGCGATTCAGACCGTGCTGAACAAAGTACGCCGATAA
- a CDS encoding TonB-dependent siderophore receptor, with protein MHKPQFHTIKPLALIVAGLLGAHVGTAQAADEDVMTVKATAEQELKQQPGVSIITADDIKKAPPVNDLSDIIRKMPGVNLTGNSATGARGNNRQIDLRGMGPENTLILIDGRPVTSRNAIRYAWDGERDTRGDTNWVPVEEVERIEVIRGPAAARYGSGAAGGVVNIITKRPSNVWTGSLSLYGNQPENSKEGATRRANINLSGPLAGDALTMRLYGNINKTDSDSWDINRNQNGSAAAGREGVRNKDLNTLLSWKLSPQQIVDVEAGYSRQGNIYTGDTQFSGGGVIPESLAKSGAETNRLYRQNYAITHNGIWDWGQSKLGLAYDQTNNTRLDEGLFGRFEGSINSDRYSTSRLKNLRINSELNIPLDLWAEQTLTLGAEWNREQLNDPSASSYTGTTGDTIPGTSVNPAQRSSKNSAELSALYFEDNIEVVPGTKVIPGLRFDYHDKFGGNYSPSLNIQQELGEMFSVKAGIARAFKAPNLYQSSTGYLLYSRGNGCPFGVDYNNGGSCYLAGNDNLDPEISVNKEIGLEFKHAGWQAGVTYFRNDYKNKIVSGTDILGLTQSNAAILRWENGGKALVEGLEANLLVPVIEDTLDWSTNATYMIESKNKDTGNPLSIIPKYTVNTMLDWQATDKLSANVSWTMYGKQKPRQYATNHIESQAGGLSSREIGSYSVAGVGVNYQFSKNLRVNAGISNLFDKQIYREAKGASTYNEPGRAYYAGVTTSF; from the coding sequence GGCACTGATCGTTGCCGGGCTACTTGGCGCACACGTCGGCACGGCGCAGGCCGCCGACGAGGATGTGATGACCGTCAAGGCCACTGCCGAGCAGGAATTAAAACAGCAGCCAGGGGTGTCGATCATCACGGCGGACGATATTAAAAAAGCGCCGCCCGTTAACGATCTCTCCGACATTATCCGCAAAATGCCGGGCGTGAATCTCACCGGCAATAGCGCTACCGGGGCCAGGGGCAACAATCGCCAGATCGACCTGCGCGGAATGGGGCCGGAAAATACGCTGATTCTTATTGATGGTCGTCCGGTGACCTCACGTAACGCGATTCGCTACGCCTGGGACGGTGAACGGGATACCCGAGGCGATACTAACTGGGTACCAGTAGAAGAAGTGGAACGCATTGAAGTTATCCGTGGTCCGGCGGCGGCACGCTACGGTTCCGGTGCGGCTGGCGGCGTGGTGAACATCATCACCAAACGTCCATCCAACGTCTGGACCGGTTCACTCTCGCTGTACGGCAATCAGCCAGAAAACAGCAAAGAAGGTGCCACACGTCGCGCCAATATCAACCTGAGCGGCCCGCTGGCCGGTGATGCGCTCACCATGCGCCTGTATGGCAATATCAATAAAACCGATTCTGACAGTTGGGATATCAACCGTAACCAGAACGGTTCTGCCGCCGCCGGGCGTGAAGGCGTGCGCAATAAAGACCTCAATACGCTACTGTCCTGGAAACTCTCACCACAGCAGATCGTTGATGTTGAAGCGGGCTATAGCCGTCAGGGCAATATCTATACCGGCGATACACAGTTCAGTGGCGGAGGGGTCATCCCCGAAAGTCTGGCAAAAAGCGGAGCGGAGACCAACCGACTGTACCGCCAGAATTATGCCATTACGCACAACGGTATTTGGGATTGGGGACAATCCAAGCTGGGTCTCGCTTATGACCAAACCAATAACACCCGGCTTGACGAAGGATTATTCGGCCGCTTTGAAGGCTCAATCAATAGCGATCGCTACAGTACCAGCCGTTTGAAAAATCTGCGTATTAACAGTGAGTTGAATATTCCGCTTGATCTTTGGGCCGAACAAACGCTCACACTGGGTGCAGAGTGGAATCGGGAGCAGCTAAACGATCCCTCCGCCAGCAGCTACACAGGAACGACTGGCGATACGATCCCCGGCACATCCGTCAACCCTGCTCAGCGCAGCAGCAAAAATAGCGCCGAACTCAGTGCGCTCTATTTTGAAGACAACATCGAAGTCGTACCCGGCACCAAAGTGATTCCCGGCCTGCGCTTCGATTATCACGATAAATTCGGCGGTAATTACAGCCCCAGCCTGAACATTCAGCAGGAGTTGGGCGAGATGTTCAGCGTGAAAGCCGGTATCGCACGCGCCTTTAAAGCACCAAATCTTTACCAATCCTCTACCGGTTATTTGCTCTATTCGCGCGGTAACGGCTGCCCGTTCGGCGTAGATTATAATAACGGCGGCAGCTGCTACCTGGCGGGCAATGACAATCTGGATCCCGAGATCAGCGTCAACAAAGAAATCGGTCTGGAATTCAAACATGCCGGCTGGCAGGCAGGTGTGACCTACTTCCGCAATGACTATAAAAACAAGATTGTTTCTGGCACCGATATTCTCGGGCTGACGCAGTCAAATGCGGCGATTTTACGTTGGGAAAATGGCGGTAAAGCGCTGGTAGAAGGGCTGGAAGCCAACCTGCTGGTGCCGGTGATTGAGGACACGCTAGACTGGAGCACCAACGCCACCTATATGATTGAGTCAAAAAATAAAGATACCGGTAATCCGCTGTCGATCATCCCGAAATACACCGTCAATACGATGCTGGACTGGCAGGCTACGGATAAACTGTCCGCCAACGTCAGTTGGACGATGTACGGCAAGCAAAAGCCACGTCAGTACGCGACGAACCATATAGAGAGCCAGGCTGGTGGGCTTTCTTCGCGCGAAATCGGCAGCTACTCCGTTGCGGGCGTGGGAGTGAACTACCAGTTTAGCAAGAACCTGCGCGTCAATGCTGGTATCAGTAACCTGTTTGATAAGCAGATTTATCGCGAAGCAAAAGGTGCGTCGACCTACAATGAGCCGGGACGCGCCTACTATGCGGGGGTCACTACCTCATTCTAA